From Neobacillus sp. PS2-9, the proteins below share one genomic window:
- a CDS encoding Rne/Rng family ribonuclease — METLLVNYTTREKRLAYLRNNRVENILFDRPGNQSLVGNIYFGTVTKVLPGMNAVFIDIGEEKNAYLHRDQLPSYVQSTEKQQNVTSFVHQGEKMLVQVDKDATGTKGPKVTGIIEIHGNHLIYMPTGRYVAVSKKIADEKQNITLRKIGSSLKTEEEGIIFRTSSMTCTKAEIEEELMVLRQQHQELLQQTSHFKKPRLLSQKDTFMEMVLDRVAAMETGEIIVDDLNVKKTLEQNNPHLKITFYNGKENIFSVNKIEHEIDKALKRIVWLDHGSYLIFDEAEALTIIDVNTGKFSGKTDYQDTVLKTNQLAAKEIVRQLRLRDIGGIVLIDFIDMKREKDKQSILSLMESELSRDEKRTKMIGFTPLGILQITRKKTKVSISEALQVKCPVCEGTGRLLSAETVAFRLERELLEHRHADFEAILVEATEEVKDALLGENEAHREVLEDLLKVTLYFSIQPSERHYYQLKQFGTIQEISQRVMDYS; from the coding sequence TTGGAAACACTACTTGTCAACTACACAACGCGGGAAAAAAGGTTGGCGTATCTCAGAAATAACCGTGTTGAAAATATCCTTTTTGACCGACCAGGCAATCAATCACTGGTCGGTAATATTTATTTTGGGACCGTTACGAAGGTACTTCCGGGCATGAATGCAGTGTTCATCGATATTGGTGAGGAAAAAAATGCCTACTTGCATCGCGATCAGCTGCCTTCGTATGTACAGTCAACTGAAAAACAACAGAACGTTACCTCATTTGTTCACCAGGGAGAGAAAATGCTCGTTCAGGTGGATAAGGATGCAACAGGAACAAAAGGTCCTAAAGTGACGGGGATTATTGAAATTCATGGAAACCATTTGATTTATATGCCTACAGGACGCTATGTGGCAGTTAGTAAAAAAATTGCAGATGAAAAGCAAAATATTACCCTCCGAAAAATAGGCAGCAGCCTGAAAACGGAGGAAGAGGGGATCATTTTTCGGACGTCCAGCATGACCTGTACAAAGGCGGAGATTGAAGAGGAATTGATGGTACTACGTCAACAACACCAGGAATTGCTCCAGCAAACATCACACTTTAAGAAGCCAAGGCTCCTATCCCAAAAAGATACCTTTATGGAAATGGTCCTAGACCGTGTAGCTGCCATGGAGACGGGTGAAATAATAGTAGACGATTTGAACGTTAAGAAGACGCTTGAACAGAACAACCCGCACCTTAAAATTACTTTTTACAATGGAAAAGAAAATATTTTCTCCGTTAATAAGATAGAGCACGAAATTGACAAAGCACTCAAACGGATTGTCTGGCTGGATCATGGTTCCTATCTTATTTTTGACGAAGCCGAAGCTCTAACCATTATTGATGTAAATACGGGGAAGTTCTCTGGAAAAACGGATTATCAAGATACGGTGTTAAAAACGAATCAGCTCGCCGCTAAAGAAATTGTCAGACAGTTGCGACTTCGTGATATCGGTGGAATTGTTCTAATCGATTTTATTGATATGAAGCGTGAAAAGGACAAACAATCCATTCTCTCCCTAATGGAATCAGAGCTGTCAAGGGATGAAAAAAGAACAAAGATGATCGGATTTACTCCACTTGGCATTCTTCAAATCACCAGGAAGAAGACGAAGGTAAGCATTTCTGAGGCGTTACAAGTGAAATGTCCGGTTTGTGAAGGGACGGGGCGGCTCCTAAGTGCTGAAACGGTGGCTTTCCGATTAGAAAGAGAGCTATTAGAGCACCGTCATGCTGATTTTGAAGCCATTCTAGTTGAGGCAACAGAAGAGGTGAAGGACGCACTCTTAGGCGAAAATGAGGCGCATAGAGAAGTGTTAGAAGACCTGTTAAAGGTTACATTATATTTTTCTATACAGCCCTCTGAACGGCATTATTATCAATTAAAGCAGTTCGGTACGATTCAGGAGATTTCTCAACGAGTAATGGATTATTCGTAA
- a CDS encoding M50 family metallopeptidase, with protein sequence MNRAISLLRQVHIHPLLWIIIAISIATAHFLEVCLLLGIIFIHEMGHAAAASFFSWRIKKISLLPFGGVAEMDEHGNRPLKEELIVVVAGPLQHLWMMGAAYLLLSFSLISEDLFQLFINYNLMIFIFNLFPVWPLDGGKLIFLLLSLKHSFPSAHRLTLILSFLSLGLFSFLILFIAPSHINVWVIIAFLAFSLYHEWKQRRFIFMRFLLERYYGKKSNPSALKPIQANEHDLLIHVLEKFQRGCKHPIIVEAAGKEKGILDENELLHAYFTDKRLTDKISDLLFLY encoded by the coding sequence TTGAATAGAGCCATTTCATTACTCAGACAAGTTCATATCCACCCCTTGCTGTGGATTATCATTGCTATATCTATCGCTACCGCACATTTCCTTGAAGTTTGCTTGCTGCTGGGGATCATTTTTATACATGAAATGGGGCATGCAGCGGCAGCTTCTTTTTTTTCATGGAGAATCAAAAAAATCTCCCTTCTTCCCTTTGGCGGGGTTGCAGAGATGGATGAACACGGCAATCGCCCATTAAAGGAAGAATTAATTGTGGTGGTAGCTGGACCGCTTCAGCATCTTTGGATGATGGGAGCAGCTTACCTCTTACTATCGTTCTCGTTGATTTCTGAAGACCTATTTCAGCTCTTTATCAACTACAACTTAATGATTTTTATATTTAATCTTTTTCCAGTTTGGCCGCTTGATGGGGGGAAGCTGATATTTTTACTGCTCTCATTAAAACACTCCTTTCCGAGTGCCCACAGGCTGACACTTATCCTTTCCTTTTTAAGTTTGGGTCTTTTTTCATTCCTAATCCTATTCATTGCGCCATCGCATATCAACGTATGGGTTATTATCGCCTTCTTAGCTTTTTCCCTTTACCATGAATGGAAGCAGCGGCGCTTTATTTTTATGAGATTTTTATTAGAACGCTATTATGGAAAAAAATCGAATCCAAGTGCCTTAAAGCCTATACAGGCGAATGAGCATGATTTATTGATCCACGTTTTAGAAAAATTTCAACGAGGCTGCAAACATCCAATTATAGTGGAAGCAGCGGGGAAAGAAAAAGGAATCCTAGATGAAAATGAACTTTTACATGCGTACTTTACAGATAAACGATTAACAGATAAAATCAGCGACCTTCTATTTTTATATTGA
- the mreD gene encoding rod shape-determining protein MreD: MKKFLLPLLFLFLLIFESIFVQYLPDGILGKDRILVPHFLFVALLFLTIFVGKKKGVIYAAIFGLLFDVVYVEIIGIYLFLYPFISYLVSKIMHIMQANFIIAFLVSLFAVALLEVGVYEMDYLIHVTSLDFMSFLTLRFYPTLLLNAAFIILAGFPLKRLFENHLESLRDE, from the coding sequence GTGAAAAAATTCCTTCTTCCTCTTTTGTTTCTATTTTTATTGATTTTTGAAAGTATCTTTGTTCAATACTTACCAGATGGCATTTTGGGTAAGGATCGAATCCTTGTACCGCACTTTCTTTTTGTCGCACTGTTGTTTTTAACGATTTTTGTGGGTAAAAAGAAAGGTGTCATTTATGCCGCTATTTTCGGGCTGTTGTTTGATGTGGTTTACGTAGAAATTATTGGGATTTATTTATTTCTCTATCCATTTATTTCGTATCTTGTTTCTAAAATCATGCACATCATGCAGGCGAATTTTATCATTGCTTTCCTCGTTTCCCTTTTTGCTGTTGCATTATTAGAAGTGGGTGTTTATGAAATGGATTATTTAATCCATGTCACAAGCCTTGATTTTATGAGTTTTCTTACTTTGCGTTTTTATCCAACCCTTTTATTAAATGCGGCTTTTATTATCCTAGCAGGCTTTCCTTTAAAGAGATTATTTGAAAATCATTTGGAATCTTTACGAGATGAATAA
- the minC gene encoding septum site-determining protein MinC — protein sequence MKKRQNVTIKGTKEGLVLHLDDKCSYDDLKKELDQKLSANLRTQDDRHLISVKVEIGNRYITEEQREELKHLIRQKKNLVVDDIISNVITKVEAERLKAEAGIMTVSRIIRSGQVLETSGDLLLIGDVNPGGTVVAGGNIFIMGTLKGVAHAGCFGNEQAVIAASSMKPSQLRISDCINRSPDSVKTSENREMECAYIDDNRQIIVDRLQALIHLRPDLTRLEGGH from the coding sequence ATGAAAAAACGGCAAAATGTTACAATAAAAGGAACGAAGGAAGGTCTTGTCCTTCATCTTGATGATAAGTGTTCTTACGACGACCTAAAAAAAGAACTGGATCAGAAGCTTTCGGCGAATTTAAGAACACAAGATGACCGCCACTTAATTTCTGTTAAAGTTGAAATTGGGAATCGGTATATTACGGAAGAACAACGAGAAGAACTAAAGCACTTAATTCGTCAGAAAAAGAATTTAGTTGTGGATGATATTATTTCAAATGTCATCACAAAAGTGGAAGCAGAACGTTTAAAGGCAGAAGCGGGGATTATGACTGTATCTAGAATCATTCGTTCGGGCCAAGTTCTTGAAACTTCAGGCGATCTGCTGTTGATTGGTGATGTGAATCCTGGTGGGACCGTCGTTGCAGGCGGTAATATCTTCATTATGGGGACCTTAAAGGGTGTGGCTCATGCAGGTTGTTTCGGAAATGAACAAGCCGTGATTGCGGCATCAAGCATGAAACCATCGCAGCTTAGAATTAGCGATTGCATCAATCGTTCGCCTGATTCTGTAAAAACTAGCGAAAATCGCGAAATGGAATGTGCTTATATAGATGATAACCGACAAATTATCGTTGATAGATTACAAGCTTTAATTCATTTAAGGCCAGATTTAACTAGATTAGAAGGGGGACATTAA
- the mreC gene encoding rod shape-determining protein MreC, producing the protein MPQFFLNKRLIILLVSIIVLVALIGFSLREREKLTWPEQFIKDTAGWVQSLVSKPTNYVAGFFENLQDLTNTYEENKELKSRIENLVSLEAEVQELKKDNKELRDILGEKETLRDLKPLPATVIGRNPDRWHEMIIIDKGNLQGVKKNMAVVTASGLIGKVKSVTQFSSTVQLLSAMDPKNRISAIVQGTTDVYGLVEGYDKEKKLLMVKAIPSSAKIEKGQTVITSGLGGIFPKGLMIGKVVEVKPDQYGLNQTALVKPGADFYDIKSVMVTKRLMAEPNQNDLTGGKEEGS; encoded by the coding sequence ATGCCACAGTTCTTCTTGAATAAACGACTGATTATTTTGCTTGTCAGCATTATTGTTCTCGTGGCATTGATTGGGTTTTCTTTAAGGGAGAGAGAGAAGCTTACCTGGCCGGAACAATTTATTAAAGATACAGCCGGCTGGGTTCAATCCCTGGTTTCAAAGCCTACCAACTATGTTGCCGGCTTTTTTGAAAATCTCCAGGACTTAACCAATACATATGAAGAGAATAAAGAATTAAAATCACGGATTGAAAATCTTGTCAGCCTTGAAGCAGAAGTTCAAGAACTGAAAAAAGACAACAAAGAATTGCGTGACATTCTCGGTGAAAAAGAGACCCTGAGAGATTTGAAACCACTTCCAGCTACAGTTATTGGTAGAAATCCTGATCGTTGGCATGAAATGATTATTATCGACAAAGGTAATCTACAAGGAGTTAAGAAAAATATGGCTGTTGTTACGGCCAGCGGATTGATTGGAAAGGTTAAGAGTGTAACTCAATTCAGTTCAACCGTACAGCTGTTAAGTGCAATGGACCCTAAGAATCGGATTTCCGCTATTGTTCAAGGAACTACCGATGTGTACGGACTTGTTGAAGGCTATGACAAAGAGAAAAAACTACTTATGGTGAAGGCGATTCCTTCTAGTGCGAAAATTGAAAAAGGCCAGACTGTAATTACTTCTGGTTTAGGTGGGATTTTCCCTAAAGGATTAATGATAGGGAAAGTAGTAGAGGTAAAGCCTGACCAGTATGGACTAAACCAAACTGCACTAGTCAAACCAGGTGCCGATTTTTATGACATCAAGTCAGTGATGGTAACGAAGAGACTTATGGCCGAGCCAAATCAAAATGATTTAACCGGTGGGAAGGAGGAAGGATCGTGA
- the rplU gene encoding 50S ribosomal protein L21, protein MYAIIETGGKQLKVEEGQAIYIEKLDVEAGETVTFDKVLFVGGETVKVGSPVVAGATVTAKVEKQGRAKKIIVFKYKAKKNNRKKQGHRQPYTKVIIEKINA, encoded by the coding sequence ATGTACGCAATTATCGAAACTGGCGGTAAGCAATTGAAAGTCGAAGAAGGCCAAGCTATCTACATCGAGAAATTAGATGTTGAAGCTGGTGAGACTGTTACTTTTGACAAAGTTCTTTTCGTTGGCGGTGAAACTGTAAAAGTTGGAAGTCCTGTTGTTGCAGGCGCTACTGTTACAGCTAAAGTTGAAAAACAAGGCCGTGCGAAGAAAATCATTGTTTTCAAGTACAAAGCGAAGAAAAACAATCGTAAGAAGCAAGGTCATCGTCAACCTTACACTAAAGTAATCATCGAAAAAATCAACGCGTAA
- a CDS encoding rod shape-determining protein: MFGIRSRDLGIDLGTANTLVYVKGKGIVLREPSVVAMQTDTKNIVAVGNDAKNMIGRTPGNVVALRPMKDGVIADFETTASMMKHHIRQAQKSNNPFSGKPYVMVCVPSGITAVEERAVIDATRQAGAKDAYTIEEPFAAAIGANLPVWEPTGSMVVDIGGGTTEVAIISLGGIVTSQSIRVAGDEMDDSIISYIRKNYNLMIGERTAEAIKMEIGSAGIPEGIDNMEIRGRDLLTGLPKTIEITAKEIATALNDTVYAIVEAVKNTLEKTPPELAADIMDRGIVLTGGGALLRNLDRVISEETKMPVLIAENPLDCVAIGTGKALDHIHLFKNKAKDSR; the protein is encoded by the coding sequence ATGTTTGGAATTAGATCAAGAGACCTTGGAATTGACCTGGGTACAGCGAATACCCTCGTATATGTAAAAGGAAAAGGAATTGTTTTGCGTGAGCCATCAGTAGTTGCCATGCAGACAGATACAAAAAATATCGTCGCAGTTGGTAATGACGCTAAAAATATGATCGGACGGACACCTGGGAATGTGGTTGCTCTAAGACCGATGAAGGACGGGGTCATTGCCGATTTTGAAACAACGGCATCAATGATGAAGCACCATATTCGTCAGGCCCAAAAAAGTAATAATCCTTTTTCTGGAAAGCCATATGTTATGGTTTGTGTGCCTTCAGGTATAACTGCGGTTGAGGAGCGGGCTGTGATTGACGCGACAAGACAAGCTGGTGCGAAGGATGCTTACACAATTGAAGAACCATTCGCAGCTGCGATTGGTGCGAACCTACCTGTTTGGGAGCCAACTGGTAGTATGGTCGTTGATATTGGTGGAGGTACCACTGAAGTTGCGATTATTTCTTTAGGCGGAATCGTGACTAGCCAATCGATTCGCGTTGCTGGAGACGAAATGGATGATAGCATTATTTCGTATATCCGCAAGAATTATAATTTAATGATTGGGGAGCGTACAGCGGAAGCTATCAAAATGGAAATTGGTTCAGCGGGTATACCGGAAGGAATCGACAACATGGAAATTCGCGGACGTGATTTATTAACAGGTCTGCCGAAAACCATTGAAATTACAGCAAAAGAGATTGCCACCGCATTAAATGACACGGTCTACGCGATTGTAGAGGCTGTAAAAAATACATTAGAAAAAACACCACCTGAACTTGCAGCGGATATTATGGACCGCGGTATTGTATTAACGGGTGGAGGTGCGCTACTGCGTAATTTGGACAGGGTTATTAGTGAAGAGACAAAAATGCCGGTCCTAATTGCTGAAAATCCACTCGATTGCGTTGCGATTGGGACTGGAAAAGCGTTAGATCATATTCATTTATTTAAAAACAAAGCGAAAGACTCAAGATAA
- the radC gene encoding DNA repair protein RadC gives MSTDTLMIRDFPQDERPRERFIQHGPQSLSNHELIAILLRTGTKDESVLQLSNRLLNHFEGLRLLKGATLEEITEIKGIGLAKAIQILAAVEIGRRISNLSFNDRYVIRSPEDGAKYVMNDMRFLSQEHFVCLYLNTKNQVIHKQTVFIGSLNASIVHPREVFREALKRSAASIIALHNHPSGDPTPSREDIEVTKRLVECGKIIGIDLLDHLIIGENKFVSLKEKGYL, from the coding sequence ATGTCAACTGATACATTGATGATTCGCGATTTTCCACAAGACGAAAGGCCAAGGGAACGATTTATTCAACATGGACCACAAAGTTTATCTAATCATGAACTAATTGCAATTCTATTGCGGACAGGAACAAAGGATGAATCTGTCCTGCAATTATCGAATCGTCTGCTGAACCATTTTGAAGGCTTACGGCTATTAAAAGGCGCTACGTTAGAAGAAATAACCGAAATTAAAGGAATAGGCTTAGCAAAGGCCATTCAAATTTTAGCAGCGGTAGAAATTGGCAGGCGGATTTCCAACCTATCCTTTAATGACCGCTATGTGATCCGCTCCCCAGAGGATGGAGCCAAGTATGTCATGAATGATATGCGCTTTTTATCGCAGGAACATTTTGTTTGTTTATATTTAAATACAAAAAATCAGGTCATTCATAAACAAACGGTTTTTATCGGCAGCTTAAATGCCTCGATTGTTCATCCACGCGAGGTCTTTCGAGAGGCCTTAAAGCGCTCCGCTGCGAGCATTATTGCTCTGCATAATCATCCGAGCGGAGACCCCACTCCAAGCCGCGAGGATATTGAAGTAACAAAGAGATTGGTCGAATGCGGAAAAATTATTGGCATTGACCTTCTTGACCATCTAATCATCGGTGAAAATAAGTTTGTGAGTTTAAAGGAAAAAGGGTATTTATAA
- a CDS encoding Maf family protein, producing MQNLILASSSPRRKELLENLRLTFAVSSSEVDESFDPTLSPEEVVMELAERKAQAVFKDNQEAFVIGSDTIVFANNQILGKPADEAEAVRMLKTLSGCQHEVFTGVSIVSPTSKTRFYEKTEVWFWELTEDEIRSYVQSGEPLDKAGAYGIQQLGSMLVKKINGDYFAVVGLPVARTIRELRKAGYQLPY from the coding sequence ATGCAGAACCTCATTTTAGCCTCTTCTTCTCCACGGCGAAAAGAACTTCTAGAAAATCTCCGCTTAACATTCGCAGTCTCAAGCAGTGAAGTAGACGAAAGCTTTGACCCCACACTCTCCCCTGAGGAGGTAGTAATGGAGTTAGCCGAACGAAAGGCACAAGCTGTGTTTAAGGACAATCAAGAAGCCTTTGTTATCGGTTCGGACACGATTGTTTTTGCGAATAATCAAATTTTAGGAAAGCCAGCTGATGAAGCAGAAGCCGTTCGTATGTTGAAAACTCTTTCAGGGTGTCAGCATGAAGTGTTTACAGGTGTTTCAATAGTGTCTCCAACGAGCAAGACCCGTTTCTATGAAAAAACAGAAGTATGGTTTTGGGAGTTAACGGAGGACGAAATCCGTTCATATGTGCAAAGTGGTGAACCGCTTGATAAAGCAGGTGCCTATGGAATTCAACAGCTCGGAAGTATGCTTGTCAAAAAAATAAATGGAGATTATTTTGCGGTTGTCGGTCTGCCAGTAGCAAGGACGATCAGAGAATTAAGAAAGGCAGGCTACCAGTTACCGTATTAA
- the minD gene encoding septum site-determining protein MinD has translation MGEAIVITSGKGGVGKTTTSANIGTSLALQGKKVCLVDTDIGLRNLDVVMGLENRIIYDLVDVVEKRCKIHQALVKDKRFDGLLYLLPAAQTVDKSAVKPEQMKELITELKQDYDYIIIDCPAGIEQGFQNAVAGADKAIVVTTPEVSAVRDADRIIGLLEKQRNMEPPKLVVNRIRNHMMKSGDMLEIDEITQHLSIELIGIVADDEEVIKASNHGEPIALNPNSKASIAYRNIARRILGESIPLQPLDEVNKGVFTKLKKFFGVR, from the coding sequence GTGGGAGAAGCAATAGTAATTACTTCTGGTAAGGGCGGCGTTGGTAAAACAACGACATCCGCAAATATTGGGACGTCTTTGGCCCTTCAAGGAAAAAAAGTATGCTTAGTGGATACAGACATCGGTCTTCGAAACTTAGATGTCGTAATGGGGCTTGAAAACAGAATCATTTATGATCTAGTCGATGTAGTAGAAAAAAGATGTAAGATTCATCAGGCGTTAGTAAAGGACAAGCGATTTGATGGATTATTATATCTACTTCCAGCTGCGCAAACTGTTGATAAATCGGCGGTTAAACCAGAACAGATGAAAGAGCTTATTACAGAATTAAAGCAGGACTATGATTATATAATTATTGATTGCCCTGCTGGTATCGAACAAGGATTCCAGAATGCAGTGGCAGGAGCAGATAAAGCGATTGTTGTCACAACTCCGGAAGTATCTGCGGTACGTGACGCGGACCGTATTATTGGTCTCTTAGAAAAACAAAGAAACATGGAGCCTCCAAAATTAGTGGTCAACCGTATTCGTAATCATATGATGAAGAGCGGGGACATGCTGGAAATTGATGAAATTACCCAGCATTTATCTATAGAGTTAATTGGGATTGTTGCGGATGATGAAGAGGTAATTAAAGCATCAAATCACGGTGAACCGATTGCCCTGAATCCAAACAGCAAAGCATCGATTGCCTATCGAAATATTGCTAGAAGAATTCTAGGCGAATCGATTCCACTGCAACCACTAGATGAAGTAAACAAAGGCGTCTTCACCAAACTTAAGAAGTTCTTCGGAGTTAGATAA
- a CDS encoding M23 family metallopeptidase: MARSTPEEIRRRIAKRKKEMGSTTATKGPERPERPERQIAWPGDDDDKYGFNYTGSSKSSNGDDGHPLFKKEVFFFKILASILLFLVVAILFRNQTATFDPVRDYVTSAMDKDFKFATVSNWYEDKFGKPLALLPFSEGDKTDKKEEVVQTEFSVPAMGKILENFEKNGQGIMIETGKGAPVQSINGGVVTFAGVKEGIGKTVIIQHSDETETWYGNLDEIKVNLYEYIDKRTVVGTVSTSTGEDKTKGKYYFAIKKGDEFIDPIQVIRFE, translated from the coding sequence ATGGCGCGGTCTACACCGGAGGAAATACGGCGACGAATCGCTAAACGAAAAAAAGAAATGGGTTCAACAACAGCAACAAAAGGTCCAGAACGTCCAGAACGTCCAGAACGTCAAATCGCTTGGCCTGGGGATGATGATGACAAATATGGATTTAACTATACGGGTAGCTCCAAAAGTAGCAACGGTGACGACGGACATCCGTTATTTAAAAAAGAAGTGTTCTTCTTCAAAATATTGGCTTCCATCCTCCTTTTTCTCGTGGTAGCCATTCTGTTTCGCAACCAGACAGCGACCTTTGATCCAGTAAGGGATTATGTGACCAGTGCAATGGACAAGGATTTTAAATTTGCCACTGTTTCAAATTGGTACGAAGATAAGTTTGGCAAACCCTTAGCACTTCTGCCTTTCTCAGAGGGAGATAAAACAGACAAAAAAGAAGAAGTGGTCCAAACAGAGTTTTCTGTCCCAGCCATGGGTAAGATCCTCGAAAATTTTGAAAAAAATGGGCAAGGCATCATGATTGAAACCGGTAAAGGAGCGCCAGTCCAATCCATTAACGGTGGTGTAGTCACCTTTGCAGGAGTAAAAGAGGGAATTGGAAAAACCGTCATCATCCAGCATTCAGATGAAACGGAAACATGGTATGGAAACTTAGACGAAATAAAAGTAAACCTATACGAATATATCGACAAGAGAACCGTCGTTGGAACTGTATCCACTTCAACGGGTGAAGATAAAACAAAAGGGAAATATTACTTTGCCATAAAAAAAGGCGATGAATTTATCGACCCTATTCAGGTGATCCGTTTTGAATAG